Proteins encoded within one genomic window of Deltaproteobacteria bacterium:
- a CDS encoding xanthine dehydrogenase family protein molybdopterin-binding subunit translates to MASSHDLSRRSFLLRSAAVSGGLMLEVCVPTGAFAKQDKKDKEKCLPCEHDTVFGSEVTAWILIHADDRVDIRVARTEMGQGSFTGLPMLIAEELGCDWKKVTAEYASTSEHLRRNRIFGDMLTGGSLSIRASHEYLRKAGATARTMLITAASRRWKAEASECVAENGIVTHVPTKRTVSFGVVASEAAKLKPPQDVPLKDPKDWKLLGQPLARLDIPDKVTGQTQFAIDARPKDVVYAAIAQCPVFGGKLKSADAEKIAKMRGVIKVVPFENFVAVVAEGSWWYAQQALKALPIEWDFGESAKVSSASIKEFLRDGLTVAEAPVSRNEGDVEKAFASAAKVVESEYYTPYLEHATMEPQNCTALYAEGRVEVWAPSQNSEATAAVAAEVAEVPITNVEVHKVHLGGGFGRRGLVLDFVRQGVAIAKAVPGKPVKMIWSREEDIQHGRYRPVAMVRMKAALDASGTPTAWYVRQAEHSIFNNIVPDRIKNGIDTIGVRSFSDSPYAFPNQRMEYAMRNTHVPPGPWRAVAHTQNPFFRECFIDELAQAAGQDPYQFRRKLLANAPKDLGILDAVAKAANWDKPLPAGVHRGIAMQDAYGSYTAAVIEVSVNPQGELKIHRVVVGIDPGYIVNPDSVQAQAQGCVAYGLTAALYGEITIKDGRVEQSNFHDYPIMRIAEMPKVEVVLAPTGGFWGGAGEPPLAPLAPALCNAIHAATGKRIRSLPLKNHDLRKT, encoded by the coding sequence ATGGCATCGTCACATGATCTGTCTCGACGTTCGTTCTTATTACGTTCTGCCGCCGTTAGTGGCGGGCTCATGTTGGAAGTGTGCGTGCCTACGGGCGCGTTCGCCAAGCAAGATAAAAAAGACAAGGAGAAATGCCTTCCCTGTGAGCATGACACCGTTTTTGGTTCGGAAGTGACAGCGTGGATCTTGATCCATGCCGATGACCGCGTGGATATCCGCGTGGCGCGCACGGAAATGGGGCAGGGCAGTTTTACCGGACTGCCCATGCTGATCGCCGAGGAGCTGGGCTGTGACTGGAAGAAGGTCACGGCGGAGTACGCGTCCACTAGCGAGCACTTGCGGCGCAATCGGATCTTCGGCGACATGCTGACCGGAGGAAGCCTCTCGATTCGCGCTAGCCACGAATATCTACGCAAAGCCGGAGCTACAGCGCGCACGATGCTCATCACGGCAGCCTCCCGTCGCTGGAAAGCCGAGGCGTCCGAGTGTGTGGCGGAAAACGGCATCGTTACTCATGTGCCCACGAAACGCACGGTCTCCTTTGGCGTGGTGGCGTCCGAGGCGGCGAAGCTCAAACCGCCGCAGGATGTGCCCTTGAAAGATCCGAAAGACTGGAAACTGCTCGGCCAGCCGCTCGCGAGACTCGACATTCCCGACAAAGTGACGGGGCAGACGCAGTTTGCTATCGACGCACGCCCGAAAGATGTCGTCTACGCTGCGATCGCCCAATGCCCTGTCTTTGGCGGCAAGCTCAAGAGCGCCGACGCCGAGAAGATCGCCAAGATGCGTGGCGTCATCAAAGTCGTGCCGTTCGAGAACTTCGTGGCTGTAGTGGCCGAGGGCAGTTGGTGGTACGCCCAGCAGGCGTTGAAAGCGCTGCCGATCGAATGGGACTTCGGGGAAAGCGCGAAGGTATCGAGCGCTAGCATTAAGGAATTCCTCCGGGACGGGCTGACGGTAGCGGAAGCGCCGGTCTCGCGTAACGAAGGCGACGTCGAGAAAGCCTTTGCCTCGGCAGCGAAAGTGGTTGAGTCGGAATACTACACCCCGTATCTCGAACACGCGACCATGGAGCCGCAGAACTGTACGGCGTTGTACGCAGAAGGACGGGTTGAAGTCTGGGCACCCTCGCAGAACAGCGAAGCAACGGCAGCCGTGGCGGCGGAAGTCGCTGAAGTGCCTATTACCAATGTCGAGGTGCATAAAGTCCATCTCGGCGGTGGCTTTGGCCGACGTGGCTTGGTGCTGGACTTTGTCCGTCAGGGCGTTGCCATTGCCAAGGCGGTTCCCGGCAAACCGGTGAAAATGATCTGGTCGCGGGAAGAAGACATTCAGCATGGGCGCTATCGCCCGGTGGCTATGGTGCGCATGAAGGCGGCGCTGGATGCCTCCGGCACTCCGACTGCCTGGTACGTGCGCCAAGCCGAGCACTCGATCTTCAACAACATCGTGCCCGATCGCATCAAGAACGGTATCGACACCATCGGCGTGCGCTCCTTCTCCGATTCTCCGTACGCGTTTCCCAATCAGCGGATGGAGTACGCCATGCGCAACACGCACGTGCCGCCGGGGCCGTGGCGTGCGGTGGCGCATACGCAGAACCCGTTCTTCCGGGAATGTTTCATCGATGAACTCGCGCAGGCTGCCGGTCAGGACCCCTACCAATTCCGTCGCAAGCTGCTCGCGAACGCTCCCAAAGATTTGGGGATTCTCGATGCAGTGGCGAAAGCCGCGAATTGGGACAAGCCGCTTCCAGCCGGGGTGCATCGTGGCATTGCCATGCAAGATGCTTATGGCAGCTATACGGCGGCGGTGATCGAAGTGTCGGTGAATCCGCAGGGAGAATTGAAAATCCACCGTGTCGTGGTGGGGATTGATCCCGGCTACATCGTGAACCCCGACTCCGTGCAGGCGCAGGCCCAAGGGTGTGTGGCGTACGGACTAACAGCCGCCTTGTATGGCGAGATCACGATCAAAGACGGGCGTGTGGAACAATCGAATTTCCATGACTATCCGATCATGCGTATCGCCGAGATGCCCAAGGTGGAGGTGGTGTTGGCACCGACTGGTGGGTTCTGGGGTGGCGCTGGAGAACCGCCGCTGGCGCCACTGGCTCCAGCGCTGTGCAATGCCATTCATGCCGCGACTGGCAAACGCATTCGGTCGTTGCCGTTGAAGAATCATGATTTACGCAAGACGTAG
- a CDS encoding c-type cytochrome produces MPWVAMVLTLFFTPPLLSESLAAEVRPSRGTALMNACAACHGPDGHSQGAIPSIHTLPKEQLVDSLRAFRSGARQGTVMNRIAKGLSDDDITALAAHAAR; encoded by the coding sequence ATGCCTTGGGTCGCGATGGTACTTACTCTGTTCTTCACGCCGCCGTTGTTGTCGGAGAGCCTGGCTGCGGAAGTGCGCCCATCACGCGGTACAGCCCTGATGAACGCCTGTGCCGCGTGTCACGGACCCGACGGACACAGCCAGGGCGCTATTCCTTCCATCCATACATTGCCGAAAGAACAGTTGGTGGACTCCTTGCGCGCTTTTCGTTCAGGAGCCCGCCAGGGCACGGTCATGAATCGCATTGCCAAAGGGCTTTCCGACGACGATATTACGGCGCTGGCGGCGCACGCGGCGCGTTGA
- a CDS encoding (2Fe-2S)-binding protein — protein sequence MIALTVNGKTHSVDVSPEMPLLWVLRDVIGLTGVKFGCGMALCGACTVHVNGEAVRSCVLPVSVAVGKKVVTIEGLAPNGTHPVQRAWVAQQVPQCGYCQSGMVMAVAALLAKKPAPTDADIDAEITNICRCGTYTRIRQAIHAAAKKA from the coding sequence ATGATTGCACTTACCGTTAATGGCAAAACTCACAGCGTCGATGTCAGTCCGGAAATGCCCTTGCTTTGGGTGCTGCGCGATGTCATCGGTCTGACCGGCGTGAAGTTCGGGTGTGGCATGGCTCTGTGTGGCGCCTGTACTGTCCATGTGAATGGGGAAGCGGTCCGGTCGTGTGTCTTGCCGGTCTCGGTGGCAGTCGGCAAAAAAGTTGTCACCATCGAAGGCCTTGCCCCGAATGGCACTCACCCGGTGCAGCGCGCGTGGGTGGCGCAGCAAGTGCCACAATGTGGCTACTGCCAGTCGGGCATGGTCATGGCGGTAGCGGCGTTATTGGCCAAAAAACCTGCTCCGACGGATGCGGATATCGACGCCGAGATCACGAACATTTGCCGTTGCGGCACCTACACACGTATTCGGCAAGCAATCCACGCGGCAGCGAAGAAGGCGTAA
- a CDS encoding AsmA-like C-terminal region-containing protein, whose amino-acid sequence MVWRWFRLLFAVFAAVLLGGVVWIGWLLSGQHYRQLLVEQLSDLFGARVQMESSHLSFHGGIGVRFAVVTVKDEAETVPFFTAAEIDLLLDLPALWRGDLLFHRVDLVQPTLQIEAGGKRLLRLLTQLREARQRTGSSFGWFEWLTQGFSPTLAVRELRLHHADISYAKTLADTPLLLQDTEVTLLSDASDMPTLLLQTNLKNKQGNFGQVSLRATAAQAVNYEALEQSLWAGEVECTDMMLQQLGRVVGEEWPSAKFALTGRFSGKGAGPLELTGVVSASGLKVGEIALSEVRLNVAKVRWSGPASSFFRALAVEAQLEQVQGAIGKPATPVMLNGGALTFHDEELTASQLSGKYGRSSQFSDANVSLRKLSAKGGPVIDARITADVDLQDDLLQLLTALTPSGSARFSEVVTKSRGRARARMRVQRAGGKSEPVYDGVISFQQAGFQLPALKLEVSDLSGDLKADAKTVETEAVTFRVGQSWLTAQGKVQDFLSARRSADLYLTFNELYDRDAAPFLPSGKIFPQGGFASGALKVSLPAGSRNPTIDGRLTLQRVRIDMVDFLHPAEVIAGELTLAGQGGAFVIQQGQFPGGAFTGRGRIESWEPLRLEVVGDFPELDFGAALALDKPDDGLPRESTRDIRTDLTSKRMTYKGAEIENLHLLCHWHHRQADLRIVDAQVASGSLQGEATLWPDIDAAYLAPQLTKVDAERFFRAVGIAKPALSGTMNATGKIHMPDWARWDDLALWDAQLSLAIEDGVAQRLPILIRLWSVLSMQGLLQLQLPSLPTEGLPFSSLTGDLTMGKGTALTRNLSLQGSSVRLDARGKIDLAGRTLDMKTALVPLHGITSSVAKVPLAGELLARGADYLTTLKFQVSGPYADPSVTPLLVDFEGP is encoded by the coding sequence ATGGTGTGGCGCTGGTTCCGGCTACTGTTCGCCGTTTTTGCGGCGGTTTTGCTCGGTGGCGTGGTCTGGATCGGCTGGCTGCTTTCCGGTCAGCACTATCGGCAGCTCCTAGTCGAACAACTGAGCGATCTCTTCGGTGCTCGGGTGCAAATGGAGAGCAGCCATCTGTCTTTCCACGGTGGGATTGGAGTGAGATTCGCTGTGGTGACGGTGAAAGACGAGGCGGAAACCGTCCCATTTTTTACTGCTGCGGAGATCGACCTACTGCTTGACCTGCCGGCGTTGTGGCGCGGGGATTTGCTCTTTCACCGTGTAGACCTGGTGCAGCCTACTCTTCAGATTGAGGCCGGAGGAAAACGTCTGCTGCGCTTGTTGACCCAGCTTCGGGAAGCGCGCCAGCGTACAGGTTCTTCCTTCGGTTGGTTCGAGTGGTTGACCCAGGGGTTCTCGCCGACTCTCGCCGTCCGGGAACTGCGGCTGCATCATGCCGACATCTCCTATGCAAAAACTCTGGCGGATACTCCCCTTCTGCTGCAAGACACGGAAGTGACCCTGCTTTCCGATGCCAGCGATATGCCGACGCTGCTGCTCCAGACTAACCTGAAGAACAAGCAGGGCAACTTCGGACAGGTGTCCTTGCGTGCAACAGCCGCCCAAGCGGTGAATTACGAAGCGCTCGAACAAAGCCTGTGGGCTGGAGAGGTGGAATGCACCGACATGATGCTGCAGCAGCTTGGGCGCGTCGTGGGCGAGGAATGGCCGTCGGCGAAATTCGCCCTGACCGGTCGCTTCAGCGGCAAAGGGGCGGGGCCGCTTGAGCTGACGGGGGTGGTGAGCGCGAGCGGATTGAAGGTGGGGGAAATTGCGCTGAGCGAGGTACGGCTCAACGTGGCGAAGGTGCGCTGGTCCGGACCTGCATCGTCTTTCTTCCGGGCGCTTGCTGTCGAAGCGCAGCTCGAACAGGTGCAAGGAGCGATCGGTAAACCAGCGACGCCGGTCATGCTCAACGGTGGAGCACTCACATTCCACGATGAAGAATTGACGGCTTCGCAACTGAGCGGCAAATATGGCCGCTCCTCGCAGTTCAGCGACGCGAATGTGTCGCTGCGCAAGTTATCGGCCAAGGGTGGCCCCGTGATCGACGCGCGGATTACTGCGGATGTCGACTTGCAAGACGATCTGCTGCAGTTGTTGACGGCGCTCACCCCGTCAGGCTCCGCCCGTTTCTCTGAGGTGGTCACCAAGTCGCGGGGTCGCGCGCGCGCACGGATGCGTGTCCAGCGCGCCGGTGGCAAGAGCGAACCGGTCTACGATGGCGTGATCTCGTTCCAACAAGCCGGGTTTCAGCTTCCTGCGTTGAAGCTCGAGGTAAGCGACCTCAGTGGAGACCTGAAAGCAGACGCTAAGACAGTAGAGACGGAGGCCGTGACCTTCCGTGTGGGCCAGTCGTGGCTCACGGCGCAAGGCAAGGTGCAAGATTTTCTATCGGCTCGACGAAGTGCGGATCTCTACCTCACGTTTAACGAACTCTACGACCGAGACGCGGCACCGTTTCTCCCATCTGGGAAAATTTTCCCTCAGGGCGGCTTCGCGAGTGGCGCGCTCAAAGTGAGCCTTCCTGCCGGTAGCCGGAATCCGACGATCGACGGACGCCTCACGCTCCAACGTGTTCGCATCGACATGGTGGATTTTCTCCACCCGGCGGAAGTGATCGCAGGAGAGCTGACGCTCGCCGGGCAGGGTGGGGCATTCGTCATTCAGCAAGGACAATTTCCTGGCGGGGCGTTTACCGGGCGCGGACGCATCGAAAGCTGGGAGCCCCTTCGGCTGGAGGTTGTTGGCGACTTTCCGGAACTCGATTTTGGAGCAGCGCTGGCGCTGGATAAACCGGACGATGGGCTGCCACGGGAATCGACCCGCGATATCCGCACCGATCTGACCTCGAAGCGGATGACCTATAAAGGTGCCGAAATCGAAAACCTCCACCTCCTTTGCCACTGGCATCACCGGCAGGCGGATCTGCGTATCGTGGACGCTCAAGTGGCCAGCGGGAGCCTCCAAGGAGAGGCTACTTTGTGGCCAGACATCGATGCCGCCTATCTTGCGCCGCAACTCACCAAGGTGGATGCCGAACGGTTTTTTCGCGCAGTCGGAATCGCGAAGCCGGCGCTTTCCGGCACAATGAACGCGACCGGAAAAATCCACATGCCCGACTGGGCACGGTGGGATGACCTTGCGCTCTGGGATGCCCAATTGTCGTTGGCGATCGAAGACGGTGTGGCGCAACGTCTCCCGATTCTGATTCGCTTATGGTCGGTGCTGAGCATGCAAGGATTGTTGCAACTCCAGCTTCCGAGCCTACCGACCGAGGGTTTGCCTTTTTCGTCCTTGACTGGAGATTTGACCATGGGAAAAGGGACGGCGCTGACGCGCAATCTTTCTCTCCAGGGGAGTTCCGTGCGTCTCGACGCACGTGGCAAGATCGACCTCGCGGGCCGTACGCTCGATATGAAGACTGCGTTGGTGCCTTTGCATGGCATCACCAGCAGCGTGGCGAAGGTGCCCCTGGCCGGAGAATTGCTCGCGCGCGGTGCCGATTACCTGACCACATTGAAATTCCAGGTGTCCGGGCCGTATGCTGACCCTTCCGTGACTCCGTTGCTGGTGGATTTTGAGGGACCGTGA
- a CDS encoding FAD-dependent oxidoreductase, translating into MLTRRQVLSLAVSLPVSGALARRSWAKQKQRAPVVVVGGGFGGATCAKYLRRFDPTLDVTLVTLQPQFITCPFSNTVLVGLRELATLTQTYEALRQRHGVHVVHAEVKEIDPTVRRVTLSTGKTLSYDRLVLAPGSELHWGALEGYDAAASQIFPHAWEAGEQTLLLRRQLEALPDGGLVVLTAPENPYRCPPGPYERASLIAHYLKTHKPRSKLLLLDAKDAFTKDKLFLAAWKRLYPGLLEWVPGSQGGRVVRVDVHTGTVHTEFEEYKPAVANIIPPQRAAAIARTAGLDEGKGWCAVRAGAFESTVHAGIHVIGDAAIASPMPKSAFSANNQAKVCAAGVVALLRGEPVPTPVLMNTCYSLVAPDYGISVAAVYQVVNDAIAVVPGAEGVSPLDAPDETRALEAEYARSWYANITADSFS; encoded by the coding sequence GTGTTGACTCGTCGCCAAGTGCTCAGTCTAGCTGTTAGCCTCCCGGTGAGCGGAGCGCTGGCCCGTCGAAGCTGGGCAAAGCAGAAGCAACGCGCTCCTGTCGTGGTTGTTGGCGGTGGTTTCGGCGGTGCGACGTGCGCGAAGTATCTTCGCCGTTTCGATCCGACGCTTGATGTGACGCTGGTTACACTCCAGCCCCAATTCATCACCTGTCCGTTCAGTAACACTGTGCTCGTTGGTCTGCGTGAATTGGCGACGCTGACGCAGACGTACGAAGCGCTGCGCCAGCGGCATGGTGTGCATGTCGTGCATGCCGAGGTGAAGGAGATCGATCCTACCGTCCGGCGCGTTACCCTGAGTACCGGGAAAACCCTTTCCTACGATCGGCTGGTGCTTGCGCCGGGATCGGAACTGCACTGGGGAGCATTGGAAGGCTATGATGCGGCAGCTAGCCAGATCTTTCCGCATGCGTGGGAGGCTGGGGAGCAGACGCTGTTGTTACGCCGTCAACTCGAAGCGCTGCCGGACGGTGGGCTAGTCGTGCTGACGGCTCCGGAGAATCCGTACCGTTGCCCGCCGGGTCCATACGAGCGCGCAAGTTTGATTGCCCATTATCTGAAAACTCATAAGCCGCGCTCGAAGCTTCTGCTTTTGGATGCGAAGGACGCATTCACGAAAGACAAGCTCTTCTTAGCTGCTTGGAAGCGGTTGTATCCCGGGCTACTGGAATGGGTGCCGGGATCGCAAGGCGGTCGCGTGGTACGGGTGGATGTCCACACTGGAACCGTCCACACGGAGTTCGAGGAATACAAGCCAGCGGTGGCGAACATCATCCCGCCGCAGCGGGCTGCTGCCATCGCCCGTACGGCTGGGCTGGATGAGGGGAAAGGGTGGTGTGCGGTGCGTGCCGGCGCTTTCGAGTCTACTGTCCATGCCGGTATTCATGTGATCGGCGATGCCGCCATTGCTAGCCCGATGCCTAAATCCGCCTTCAGCGCTAATAACCAAGCCAAGGTTTGCGCCGCCGGTGTGGTGGCGTTGTTACGCGGCGAGCCGGTGCCGACGCCGGTACTGATGAACACTTGCTACAGTCTGGTGGCACCGGATTACGGCATCTCGGTTGCTGCGGTGTACCAAGTCGTCAACGATGCTATTGCCGTGGTTCCGGGAGCGGAGGGGGTGAGCCCGCTCGATGCTCCTGATGAAACGCGCGCCTTGGAAGCCGAGTACGCGCGCTCCTGGTACGCCAACATCACGGCAGATTCGTTTTCATGA
- the soxZ gene encoding thiosulfate oxidation carrier complex protein SoxZ — protein MDERIGEQSMANIRIQIPAALRRGEVFEVRLLIRHPMETGSRHDDVGRPIPRNVVNQLICRYNSVEVFRADLFPGIAANPYLAFFTTAEASGELEVSWRDDAGVEESERVAVVVKE, from the coding sequence ATGGATGAAAGGATCGGTGAGCAGTCGATGGCGAACATCAGAATCCAGATTCCCGCCGCACTCAGACGTGGAGAAGTGTTCGAGGTGCGGCTGCTCATTCGCCATCCCATGGAGACGGGGTCGCGCCACGACGATGTCGGGCGTCCGATTCCACGTAACGTGGTCAACCAGTTGATCTGCCGCTACAACAGTGTCGAGGTCTTTCGCGCCGATTTGTTTCCCGGGATTGCGGCGAATCCTTACCTGGCATTTTTTACGACTGCCGAGGCTTCTGGTGAGTTGGAAGTATCATGGCGCGACGATGCCGGAGTAGAAGAGTCGGAACGAGTGGCGGTGGTGGTGAAGGAATGA
- a CDS encoding LLM class flavin-dependent oxidoreductase: MATTKLRFGLWYDFRNPTQWKQSSTQLYNDIFDQIAWGEQHGFEDVWLSEHHFIDDAYSPSLLPIAAAIAARTKTIRIGTSVMLLPFHNPVRLAEDAATVDVISGGRFELGVGTGYKVEEFEGFAVSSKQRGARTNESLEIITRLWEGETVTFKGRYYEVNNAKLTPEPVQKPRPPIWGGGFTPPSFRRAAKYADGYIATGSVKAAYEQCLIELQKRGRSAENFKLASGFFWMIPSTDPEKTWNEAADHVLYQVNEYAGWGEKAGLAVVPRMRDKAHLRESGLLQVVDVDTCIRMIRDYAAEAPLTHYYSWTLPPGLPTSWIQPHLELFASKVIPAFR; the protein is encoded by the coding sequence ATGGCAACAACGAAATTGCGCTTTGGCCTATGGTATGACTTCCGTAATCCCACGCAGTGGAAGCAATCTTCCACCCAGTTGTACAACGACATCTTCGACCAGATTGCCTGGGGCGAACAACACGGCTTCGAGGATGTGTGGCTCTCCGAACATCACTTCATCGACGATGCCTACTCTCCCTCGCTGTTGCCGATCGCGGCGGCGATTGCCGCCCGCACGAAAACGATTCGTATCGGTACCAGTGTGATGCTCTTGCCGTTCCATAACCCGGTGCGGTTGGCCGAAGACGCGGCGACGGTCGATGTCATCTCCGGCGGGCGCTTCGAGCTGGGCGTGGGCACCGGCTACAAGGTGGAGGAATTCGAGGGGTTCGCGGTATCGAGCAAGCAACGCGGCGCGCGGACCAACGAGAGTTTGGAGATTATTACGCGCCTGTGGGAAGGGGAGACCGTGACTTTCAAGGGCCGTTATTACGAGGTGAACAACGCTAAGCTCACCCCGGAGCCGGTGCAGAAGCCGCGCCCACCCATTTGGGGCGGCGGCTTCACGCCGCCGTCTTTCCGCCGCGCCGCGAAATACGCCGATGGGTATATTGCCACCGGATCGGTCAAAGCGGCGTACGAGCAATGTCTGATCGAGCTGCAAAAGCGCGGCCGGTCCGCCGAGAATTTCAAACTCGCTAGCGGGTTCTTCTGGATGATTCCTTCCACCGATCCCGAAAAAACCTGGAACGAGGCAGCGGATCACGTACTCTATCAGGTGAACGAGTATGCCGGGTGGGGCGAGAAAGCCGGACTCGCCGTCGTCCCTCGGATGCGCGACAAGGCGCATTTGCGGGAAAGTGGGCTGCTCCAAGTCGTGGATGTGGACACCTGCATTCGGATGATTCGCGACTACGCCGCCGAAGCGCCGCTGACTCATTACTACTCGTGGACCCTGCCGCCGGGGCTGCCGACAAGCTGGATTCAGCCGCATTTAGAGCTGTTCGCCAGTAAAGTGATTCCCGCGTTTCGTTAA
- the soxA gene encoding sulfur oxidation c-type cytochrome SoxA, whose translation MRMCLLLGALASVLTGAVHAQAGQNAERLVTYRIIDGTIPSPLTPQPGDPERGRQVVLDRERGDCVVCHALPLPERQFHGSLGPPLDGVGSRSSAGALRLRLVNPKAFNSDSVMPAYYQADGFSQVLAKYRGKPILTAQEIEDIVAYLKKVGARLPRPYTSGHGDPPLPFGAMTPKLSSPSASYSLENRRSGYTYLSPDNQQLQTDDFANPGMLWVERGQAAWRQIEGEARSSCQTCHGAAAESMRGVRARYPRFDTRSQKLINLEEQIGRCRVEQMRAASYPYESEALLALTTFIGLQSRGMPIAVEVDGPARPFFEAGKAFFLRRRGQLDLACTHCHDQHAGRQLRGEVISQGQTNGFPIYRHLWQTLGSTHRMFAWCNVAVRAEPLPLGADEYVNLELYQAWRGRGLPVETPAVRR comes from the coding sequence ATGAGGATGTGCTTGCTCCTCGGCGCGCTGGCAAGCGTACTCACCGGCGCTGTTCATGCCCAGGCTGGGCAGAATGCAGAGCGTTTAGTGACGTATCGCATCATCGACGGTACCATCCCGTCTCCGCTGACCCCGCAGCCCGGTGACCCGGAGCGTGGGCGTCAGGTGGTGCTCGACCGCGAGCGGGGCGACTGCGTCGTGTGTCATGCGCTGCCGCTACCTGAACGCCAGTTCCATGGTTCGCTCGGTCCGCCGCTGGACGGCGTGGGCAGCCGCTCTTCTGCCGGTGCGCTGCGGCTGCGGCTAGTGAATCCGAAAGCCTTCAATTCCGATTCGGTCATGCCGGCGTATTACCAGGCCGATGGTTTTTCTCAGGTGCTTGCCAAGTATCGCGGAAAACCCATCCTGACCGCGCAAGAGATTGAGGATATTGTGGCCTATTTGAAAAAGGTAGGGGCGCGGTTACCGCGCCCCTACACGAGCGGACACGGCGATCCGCCCCTACCTTTCGGGGCAATGACACCGAAACTCAGCTCCCCGTCAGCCTCGTACTCTCTGGAGAATCGCCGTTCGGGGTACACCTATCTCTCCCCGGACAACCAACAGCTCCAGACCGATGACTTCGCCAATCCTGGCATGTTGTGGGTCGAGCGCGGCCAAGCAGCGTGGCGGCAGATCGAAGGAGAGGCGCGGTCGTCCTGCCAAACTTGCCACGGCGCGGCGGCGGAGAGTATGCGCGGGGTGCGTGCGCGCTATCCGCGTTTCGATACGCGGAGCCAGAAGCTCATTAACCTCGAAGAACAAATCGGTCGCTGCCGAGTAGAGCAGATGCGTGCCGCTTCTTATCCCTACGAGTCTGAAGCGTTGCTCGCCTTGACCACCTTCATCGGCTTGCAGTCGCGAGGGATGCCGATTGCCGTCGAGGTGGATGGTCCCGCGCGTCCGTTCTTCGAGGCAGGAAAAGCGTTCTTCCTGCGTCGTCGTGGGCAACTGGATCTCGCATGCACGCATTGTCATGACCAGCACGCCGGTCGGCAGTTGCGTGGCGAGGTCATCAGCCAAGGGCAGACCAACGGGTTCCCCATTTACCGGCATCTCTGGCAGACGTTAGGCTCGACCCACCGCATGTTCGCGTGGTGCAATGTCGCTGTCCGTGCTGAGCCGTTGCCGCTCGGTGCCGATGAGTATGTGAATCTGGAATTGTACCAAGCCTGGCGCGGGCGTGGCCTGCCGGTCGAGACGCCCGCCGTGCGGCGCTGA
- a CDS encoding sulfur oxidation protein SoxY (with SoxZ catalyzes the oxidation of sulfur compounds): protein MSLFDHFSRRSFCVGLLGVALAPLFKVRSVLALPDKLIPLIREATGGIEPQAGRVKLTLPPLAESGNSVACKVQVESPMTQESHVTSIHLLSEKNPRPVIARFYLGPRSGRAEINTRIRLGASQQVVALAVMNDGSCWTGTADVVVTAAACGLESKDG, encoded by the coding sequence ATGTCTCTATTTGACCACTTCTCGCGCCGCAGCTTCTGTGTCGGCCTGCTCGGCGTGGCCCTCGCGCCGCTGTTCAAGGTTCGCTCCGTTTTGGCGTTGCCCGACAAACTGATCCCGCTCATTCGTGAAGCAACGGGAGGGATAGAGCCCCAGGCCGGTCGTGTTAAGCTGACGCTGCCGCCGTTGGCCGAAAGCGGCAACTCGGTCGCCTGCAAGGTGCAAGTCGAGAGCCCGATGACCCAAGAGAGCCACGTCACGAGTATCCACCTTCTTTCGGAGAAGAATCCTCGCCCGGTGATTGCCCGTTTCTATCTCGGTCCGCGCTCCGGGCGCGCGGAGATCAACACACGCATCCGCCTGGGGGCCTCGCAGCAGGTGGTGGCGCTGGCGGTGATGAACGATGGTTCGTGCTGGACTGGGACAGCGGATGTCGTTGTGACTGCGGCTGCTTGTGGCCTGGAAAGCAAGGATGGATGA